From a single Streptomyces rubradiris genomic region:
- a CDS encoding DUF5682 family protein, which translates to MDSTPNEGTFTALRTQLQEAAAAFADGPDALEGILLGIVDDVDRAVREPLEIFPVCHHSPASALAMARRLREKQPKVVYLELCEDMAPLLTELRNCRLPVAVQAFATKVDGFPAEWAPLSVVAPLTEASAEYQAIAYALDTPGVELVLVDRSSDHVFQWQETKDESAEPADPDAPPAEEEALHGDSVGVEIGDLRPRFAELEEHLLRHGRVRHWSEWWHQYVELPLGDSDHDTYRQVMLLIGSLFRRLAPGEAHRVRVDEDRERYMWTRMRQHMTATGTDPADALYVCGAFHAASRVAEFGVHGADTFEISPPSATKWQHGLIPSSHAAIEAQFGLAAGSVSIAAAQWAKNLRRTRVKPYRLAGQTGTRMPKKAARTPAAPTPAGQGPAPDRLTGFLRRPPVLDRFDEEELLGWSVEIVRAARRNGYLASTADAIAVFETSILLAGMRDRARPTPYDFQDAAVTCIEKDTVPGRRDVRRLVEIMLGGDRVGQVGYDALPPLARDVHDRLAPLNLKLQQRGVQRALLDMASRPELQQCSDVLWMLRYLMPHGAARTVMGERRLGERSLQESWDLALGTHQRALIELGYEGVSIEQVLEQRLRRTAYGPQATTATVLKAVEDATLYLRSRRLADELGRHALQVLATERSVDGAPEVLRRVRGLLAYYRTSEPSLPAWIESFVKAGYAHYCTLLPTAFADDDASVRQVAAMLGFLFSMEGLALSLGCDRNQLELAVAQSRPGEAAKTALLWAARTQLGHLSRADLRARCDELLGNPLTLPAYPRYLSGFLHALEPVPGLADFAVEAVSHAFARLPDPVLLPWLPTLITTVRSGGTDLAPLLIREAGRIFPGRLAALDTWVPPWRAADPATVTARPSRDGTAAPGGVPLLSAYPATCDAVADLLGCEGGWHTPAPSRTGAVLLARHPRTARALEELLTTP; encoded by the coding sequence ATGGACAGCACGCCCAACGAGGGGACCTTCACCGCCCTGCGCACCCAACTCCAGGAAGCCGCCGCCGCGTTCGCCGACGGGCCCGACGCACTGGAGGGCATCCTCCTCGGCATCGTCGACGACGTCGACCGCGCGGTGCGCGAACCACTGGAGATCTTCCCGGTCTGCCACCACTCGCCCGCCTCCGCGCTCGCCATGGCACGCCGGCTGCGCGAGAAGCAGCCCAAGGTGGTCTACCTCGAACTCTGCGAGGACATGGCCCCGCTCCTGACCGAACTGCGCAACTGCCGGCTGCCGGTCGCCGTACAGGCCTTCGCGACCAAGGTCGACGGCTTCCCCGCCGAGTGGGCCCCGCTGTCGGTCGTCGCCCCCCTCACCGAGGCATCGGCCGAATACCAGGCGATCGCCTATGCCCTGGACACCCCCGGTGTCGAACTCGTCCTCGTGGACCGCTCCTCCGACCACGTCTTCCAGTGGCAGGAGACCAAGGACGAGTCCGCCGAACCCGCCGACCCGGACGCGCCGCCCGCCGAGGAGGAGGCACTCCACGGTGACTCCGTCGGCGTCGAGATCGGCGACCTGCGCCCCCGCTTCGCCGAACTGGAAGAGCACCTGCTGCGGCACGGGCGCGTGCGGCACTGGTCGGAGTGGTGGCACCAGTACGTCGAACTGCCCCTCGGCGACAGCGACCACGACACCTACCGCCAGGTCATGCTGCTGATCGGCAGCCTCTTCCGGCGCCTCGCCCCGGGAGAGGCGCACCGGGTCCGCGTCGACGAGGACCGCGAACGGTACATGTGGACGCGGATGCGTCAACACATGACCGCGACCGGCACCGACCCCGCCGACGCCCTCTACGTGTGCGGCGCCTTCCACGCGGCCAGCCGTGTCGCCGAGTTCGGCGTCCACGGCGCCGACACCTTCGAGATCAGCCCGCCCAGCGCCACCAAGTGGCAGCACGGACTGATCCCCTCCAGCCACGCCGCGATCGAGGCGCAGTTCGGCCTCGCCGCCGGCTCGGTGTCCATCGCCGCGGCCCAGTGGGCGAAGAACCTCAGGCGCACCCGGGTCAAGCCCTACCGGCTCGCCGGGCAGACCGGCACGAGGATGCCGAAGAAGGCGGCCAGGACGCCGGCCGCCCCGACGCCGGCCGGCCAAGGCCCGGCCCCCGACAGGCTGACCGGCTTCCTGCGGCGGCCCCCCGTCCTGGACCGGTTCGACGAGGAGGAACTGCTCGGCTGGTCCGTGGAGATCGTGCGCGCCGCCCGCCGCAACGGCTACCTCGCCTCCACCGCCGACGCCATCGCGGTGTTCGAGACGTCGATCCTGCTCGCCGGGATGCGCGACCGGGCCAGACCCACGCCGTACGACTTCCAGGACGCGGCGGTCACCTGCATCGAGAAGGACACCGTGCCCGGCCGGCGCGATGTGCGCCGCCTCGTGGAGATCATGCTCGGCGGCGACCGCGTCGGCCAGGTCGGCTACGACGCCCTGCCGCCGCTCGCCCGCGACGTGCACGACCGGCTCGCCCCGCTGAACCTCAAGCTCCAGCAGCGCGGCGTACAACGGGCGTTGCTCGACATGGCGTCCCGGCCCGAACTCCAGCAGTGCTCCGACGTTCTGTGGATGCTTCGGTACCTGATGCCGCACGGCGCCGCACGCACCGTCATGGGTGAACGGCGGCTCGGCGAACGCTCCCTCCAGGAGTCGTGGGACCTGGCCCTCGGCACCCACCAGCGCGCCCTGATCGAGCTGGGCTACGAGGGCGTCAGCATCGAGCAGGTCCTCGAACAGCGGCTGCGGCGCACCGCGTACGGCCCGCAGGCCACCACGGCGACCGTCCTCAAGGCCGTCGAGGACGCCACCCTCTACCTGCGCAGCCGCCGCCTCGCCGACGAACTCGGCCGGCACGCCCTTCAGGTCCTGGCGACCGAGCGGAGTGTCGACGGCGCACCGGAGGTGCTGCGCCGGGTACGGGGACTGCTGGCCTACTACCGCACCAGTGAGCCGTCCCTGCCGGCCTGGATCGAATCCTTCGTCAAGGCCGGCTACGCCCACTACTGCACGCTGCTGCCGACGGCGTTCGCCGACGACGACGCGAGCGTCCGCCAGGTCGCGGCCATGCTGGGCTTCCTGTTCAGCATGGAGGGCCTCGCCCTCTCCCTGGGCTGCGACCGCAACCAGCTGGAACTGGCCGTCGCCCAGTCCCGCCCCGGGGAAGCGGCCAAGACGGCGCTGCTGTGGGCGGCCAGGACCCAGCTGGGGCACCTCTCGCGCGCGGACCTCAGGGCCCGCTGCGACGAACTGCTGGGCAACCCCCTGACGCTGCCCGCCTATCCGCGCTACCTCAGCGGGTTCCTGCACGCCCTGGAACCGGTGCCCGGCCTGGCCGACTTCGCCGTCGAGGCCGTCTCCCACGCCTTCGCACGCCTGCCGGACCCGGTGCTGTTGCCCTGGCTGCCGACGCTGATCACCACGGTCCGGAGCGGCGGCACCGACCTGGCGCCCCTGCTGATCCGCGAGGCCGGCCGGATCTTCCCGGGCCGGCTGGCGGCCCTGGACACCTGGGTCCCGCCGTGGCGGGCCGCCGACCCGGCGACGGTCACGGCCCGCCCGTCGCGCGACGGCACGGCCGCGCCCGGCGGTGTGCCGCTGCTCTCGGCGTACCCCGCGACCTGCGACGCGGTGGCGGACCTGCTGGGCTGCGAGGGCGGCTGGCACACGCCCGCACCCTCCCGTACCGGCGCGGTGCTGCTCGCCCGCCACCCGCGGACCGCCCGAGCCCTGGAGGAACTCCTGACCACCCCCTGA
- a CDS encoding MFS transporter → MKLGAPPGQASLPAAAATMPAFALALPGGVGGDGYPKKRIMVGTGLAAAAVVFRGAGLLDHGVPSVPVLYAVALLLGALTVLHQAASVAIVPEIVARSQPFPGAPGERADRGRDLPGGHGRGSVAGGHMTSMSACAPAAVEVPQALGLAPDLRCLEPGSGPGVCLAVAAAITDPGLATGVERVGHMAAWARRNLGRRGVGAVVVGDAGFSVLLVRRPGCGT, encoded by the coding sequence TTGAAGCTGGGCGCCCCTCCCGGTCAGGCGTCGCTGCCGGCCGCCGCGGCGACGATGCCCGCGTTCGCCCTCGCGCTGCCCGGCGGTGTGGGCGGTGACGGGTATCCGAAGAAGCGGATCATGGTCGGCACCGGTCTGGCCGCGGCCGCGGTGGTGTTCCGTGGTGCCGGGCTGCTGGACCACGGCGTGCCGTCCGTGCCCGTCCTGTACGCGGTCGCGCTGCTGCTGGGTGCGCTCACCGTGCTGCATCAGGCCGCATCGGTCGCCATCGTGCCCGAGATCGTCGCCCGTTCCCAACCGTTCCCAGGTGCACCCGGCGAACGCGCGGATCGCGGGCGCGATCTCCCTGGCGGACATGGCCGGGGGTCGGTGGCGGGCGGTCACATGACCTCCATGTCCGCCTGCGCCCCCGCCGCCGTAGAAGTTCCCCAGGCCCTCGGGCTCGCGCCGGATCTGCGCTGCCTGGAGCCGGGGTCCGGCCCCGGCGTCTGCCTCGCGGTCGCCGCAGCCATCACCGACCCCGGCTTGGCCACCGGCGTGGAGCGGGTCGGGCACATGGCGGCCTGGGCGCGGCGGAACCTCGGCCGACGCGGCGTCGGCGCGGTGGTGGTCGGGGACGCCGGGTTCAGCGTGTTGCTCGTCCGGCGTCCGGGATGCGGCACGTGA
- a CDS encoding SDR family oxidoreductase — protein sequence MDWPAGEAAFVTGAASGIGLGNARALVVAGAKVAPADVDEGRLAEAAKELTDAGGTVTAVRLDVSDEKNRPTAADRVEEALGPISLLCNVAGVNGGGPIEETPLKIWRWVLGVNVDGQFIGASTFLPRFRSRGTRAHILNTASVSGLVPTANVGACTASKFAGVGFTMVLREELRDSDVGVSLLVPGTVATRLDLTAGEAEAKCSDGSRTVRSPRPTTRYSPRAPIPTESANRSSKPSETVGSSSSPTVSGGPWSAVRTPRPRMPTRRSTDATARIRPLGCRPGARTR from the coding sequence ATGGACTGGCCGGCTGGTGAAGCGGCATTCGTCACGGGCGCGGCGTCCGGGATCGGCCTCGGCAACGCGCGGGCGCTCGTCGTCGCGGGCGCGAAGGTGGCGCCGGCCGATGTCGACGAAGGCCGGCTCGCCGAGGCCGCGAAGGAGCTGACGGACGCGGGCGGCACCGTGACGGCCGTACGCCTCGACGTGAGCGACGAGAAGAACCGGCCGACCGCGGCCGACCGGGTCGAGGAAGCACTCGGGCCCATCTCGCTCCTGTGCAACGTCGCCGGCGTGAACGGCGGCGGGCCGATCGAGGAGACGCCGCTCAAGATCTGGCGGTGGGTGCTCGGGGTGAACGTCGACGGCCAGTTCATCGGCGCGTCGACATTCCTGCCCCGGTTCAGAAGCCGCGGCACGCGAGCGCACATCCTCAACACCGCCTCGGTCTCCGGGCTGGTGCCGACGGCCAACGTGGGGGCCTGCACCGCGTCGAAGTTCGCCGGCGTCGGCTTCACGATGGTGCTGCGCGAGGAACTGCGGGACAGCGACGTCGGCGTCTCCCTGCTCGTCCCGGGGACCGTCGCCACCCGCCTCGACCTCACCGCCGGCGAGGCCGAGGCCAAGTGCTCGGACGGCAGCCGAACCGTGCGGTCGCCGAGGCCAACCACGCGGTACTCGCCGCGGGCGCCGATCCCGACCGAGTCGGCGAACAGGTCGTCGAAGCCGTCCGAGACGGTCGGTTCGTCATCGTCACCCACCGTGAGTGGAGGGCCCTGGTCCGCCGTACGCACGCCGAGACCGAGGATGCCTACGAGGCGTTCGACGGACGCCACGGCCCGGATCCGACCGCTCGGATGCCGGCCGGGGGCACGGACCCGGTGA
- a CDS encoding alpha/beta hydrolase: MTMSSLPRPPFDPELENTLGQMAEAVPLTFTAEMIPVVRANPPYQLTDEDFDAMGVTVRDVTIAGHQGDDILVSVITPKGHQHRGPGIYHTHGGGMVTGDRFAGIQHAIPWAVDNDAVLVTVEYRLAPEFPDPYPVEDCYAGLLWMADHAAELGIDPARIMIAGASAGGGLAAGTALLARDREGPELIGQVLIYPMLDDRDRTVSSGQFDGVGVWDRQSNRVGWTALLGERRGTDDVSVYAAPARATDLTGLPPAFIDCGSAEVFRDEDVAYASALWAAGVQAELHVWPGGFHGFDLVAPDSVLGRAMLNARRAWVNRLLGG, encoded by the coding sequence ATGACGATGTCGTCCCTGCCCCGCCCGCCATTCGACCCGGAGCTGGAGAACACGCTCGGCCAGATGGCCGAAGCAGTGCCGCTCACGTTCACCGCGGAGATGATCCCGGTGGTCCGAGCCAACCCGCCGTACCAGCTGACCGACGAGGACTTCGACGCGATGGGCGTGACGGTCCGCGACGTGACGATCGCCGGCCACCAGGGTGATGACATCCTCGTCAGTGTCATCACCCCCAAGGGCCACCAGCACCGGGGCCCGGGGATCTACCACACCCACGGCGGCGGCATGGTGACCGGCGACCGCTTCGCCGGAATCCAGCACGCCATCCCCTGGGCCGTGGACAACGATGCCGTGCTGGTGACCGTCGAGTACCGGCTCGCGCCGGAGTTCCCCGATCCTTATCCGGTCGAGGACTGCTATGCGGGTCTGCTGTGGATGGCCGATCACGCGGCCGAGCTCGGCATCGACCCGGCCCGCATCATGATCGCGGGTGCGAGCGCCGGGGGCGGACTGGCGGCGGGTACCGCCTTGCTGGCCCGCGACCGCGAGGGACCGGAGCTGATCGGCCAGGTGCTCATCTACCCGATGCTCGATGATCGCGACCGGACCGTCTCGAGCGGACAGTTCGACGGTGTCGGTGTGTGGGACCGTCAGAGCAACCGGGTGGGGTGGACGGCGCTGCTGGGCGAGCGGCGCGGCACCGACGACGTCTCCGTCTACGCCGCCCCGGCACGGGCGACCGACCTGACCGGGCTGCCGCCGGCCTTCATCGACTGCGGCTCGGCGGAAGTGTTCCGGGACGAGGACGTGGCCTACGCGAGCGCCCTGTGGGCAGCCGGCGTCCAGGCCGAACTCCACGTCTGGCCCGGCGGCTTCCACGGCTTCGACCTCGTCGCACCCGACAGCGTCCTGGGACGGGCGATGCTGAACGCCCGCCGCGCGTGGGTCAACCGCCTCCTGGGCGGCTGA
- a CDS encoding phosphotransferase: MSGGRHMVPVDVHLLAVRDGERGPEVLLSRRAGGVYASGLWHLPSGHVDGPFEDVVTALVREALEETGLVVDPADVRSAVTVHHRSPAGGARIGVFFEVRRWHGTPQVMEPEVCDGMGWFTFDELPEPMVAYCRSGLDAYRSGAGMGVHFQGPGDPIAYDPALDRLVLVPGPGTDSHGTGPDDAVRAFAERAVGRITGWTDVSWAREQSRVWRAHCAEGGEWYVKIHQNQRFHQREVAALRGWVPALGAAAPRLVAADAALRAVVLTPVGGRPLHGAVHPPEKQRRIFHRIGHLVAAIHTSAPPRTGGTTPPLEKLERHLNGARPHLAPGDEEFIRVTAGRAAALPTVDQVVPTHGDFHLRNLRWDATTDTLYVIDFERSEEGPAVRDFVRLSDAWHGRPDLLEAVMDGYGRSFTPQEEAQLTVLSVLDAVSGISYGASHGDPELVERGRRTLARLRAAQHP, encoded by the coding sequence GTGAGCGGCGGGCGGCACATGGTGCCGGTCGACGTGCACCTGCTCGCGGTCCGGGACGGCGAGCGCGGCCCCGAGGTGCTGCTGTCACGCCGAGCGGGCGGTGTCTACGCATCGGGGCTCTGGCACCTTCCCTCCGGTCACGTGGACGGACCTTTCGAGGATGTCGTCACCGCGCTGGTCCGGGAGGCTCTTGAGGAAACCGGCCTCGTCGTGGACCCGGCAGACGTGCGTTCCGCAGTCACCGTTCACCACCGCTCCCCCGCCGGAGGAGCACGGATCGGGGTCTTCTTCGAGGTGCGGCGCTGGCACGGCACCCCGCAGGTCATGGAGCCCGAAGTATGTGACGGGATGGGCTGGTTCACGTTCGACGAGCTGCCGGAGCCGATGGTCGCGTACTGCCGGTCCGGGCTGGACGCCTATCGGTCCGGCGCAGGCATGGGCGTGCACTTCCAGGGACCCGGCGATCCGATCGCCTACGACCCGGCCCTCGACCGGCTGGTCCTTGTCCCCGGCCCCGGCACCGACAGCCACGGCACTGGCCCGGACGACGCGGTGCGCGCCTTCGCCGAGCGGGCGGTGGGCCGGATCACCGGCTGGACGGACGTTTCCTGGGCTCGCGAGCAGAGCCGCGTCTGGCGGGCGCACTGCGCCGAGGGCGGCGAGTGGTATGTCAAGATCCATCAGAATCAGCGCTTTCACCAGCGTGAGGTAGCGGCCCTGCGTGGGTGGGTGCCCGCGCTCGGTGCTGCCGCGCCACGCTTGGTGGCCGCCGATGCCGCGCTACGGGCCGTGGTGCTCACCCCGGTGGGAGGCCGGCCCTTGCACGGCGCCGTCCACCCGCCCGAGAAGCAGCGCCGGATCTTCCACCGCATCGGGCACCTCGTGGCGGCCATCCACACCAGCGCCCCGCCCCGGACGGGCGGTACCACGCCGCCCCTGGAGAAGCTGGAACGCCATCTGAACGGAGCCCGGCCCCATCTCGCCCCCGGGGACGAGGAGTTCATCCGGGTCACGGCCGGGCGAGCCGCCGCGCTGCCCACCGTGGACCAAGTGGTGCCCACGCACGGTGACTTCCATCTGCGCAACCTGCGATGGGACGCGACCACCGACACCCTCTACGTGATCGACTTCGAACGGTCGGAAGAAGGCCCCGCGGTACGGGACTTCGTCCGGCTCTCCGATGCCTGGCACGGGCGCCCCGACCTCCTGGAAGCCGTGATGGACGGATACGGCCGCTCCTTCACACCGCAGGAAGAGGCCCAACTCACGGTCCTGTCCGTCCTGGACGCCGTGTCCGGCATTTCCTACGGCGCCTCCCACGGCGATCCCGAGCTGGTGGAACGCGGCCGCCGCACCCTGGCCCGGCTCCGCGCCGCACAGCACCCCTGA
- a CDS encoding DUF1259 domain-containing protein codes for MVLPAGLGSTTSANFQPLGGGRAALSGDLVMTAGEVQTALTILRGGGIALVELHHHHLTEEPCLFFVHYWSVGDAVRLARAVRKAVDATNAVPMPGP; via the coding sequence TTGGTCCTGCCCGCCGGACTGGGTTCCACCACGTCCGCCAACTTCCAGCCGTTGGGCGGCGGGCGGGCCGCCCTCAGCGGCGACCTGGTCATGACCGCCGGCGAAGTCCAGACCGCCCTCACGATCCTGCGAGGCGGTGGCATCGCGCTCGTCGAGCTGCACCACCATCATCTCACCGAGGAACCATGCCTGTTCTTCGTCCACTACTGGTCCGTCGGCGATGCCGTGCGGCTCGCCCGGGCCGTACGCAAGGCCGTGGACGCCACCAATGCCGTACCCATGCCGGGCCCTTGA
- a CDS encoding membrane dipeptidase, translated as MSQRSALLLPADGLARVERHRRRPGGVRHPRNITDEQARECAATGGVVGITGVGIFLGPNDASVDALVRHIDYAVELVGPEHVGVSTDYPFDHDDFNAMLKQSPELFPDSCTRWG; from the coding sequence ATGTCGCAGAGGTCTGCCCTTCTCCTGCCCGCTGATGGGCTCGCTCGGGTCGAACGTCACCGGCGGCGGCCTGGCGGAGTACGTCATCCCCGCAACATCACCGACGAGCAGGCCAGGGAGTGCGCTGCCACGGGTGGGGTCGTTGGCATCACCGGTGTCGGGATCTTCCTCGGCCCCAACGACGCCTCTGTCGACGCGCTGGTACGTCACATCGACTACGCGGTCGAACTCGTCGGCCCGGAACACGTGGGAGTGTCGACCGACTACCCGTTCGACCACGACGACTTCAACGCGATGCTCAAGCAGAGCCCCGAGCTTTTCCCCGACTCCTGCACCCGTTGGGGCTGA
- a CDS encoding vWA domain-containing protein gives MTDHTTDHITGHVTGPAVEETAQPGADENRRQVLYWRLLARLFDHEEQATLESASLAVVEDIGLPPALLDPQASIDAIVQRHPELATELDALMVPEPDEEGRDRAAEVRRAALASKVLLNVFATGTGTVTAGQLARWQSDAGWLERALGCKPGELRGGRSAGHGAGGGGRGAGVGTGSGGAGGEVSPTGTGGGGRTPDLGRLVPEIGPELGALEADLVKRMHLREVLADPALAAQLTPSMSLIEQLLRDKNNLSGVALANARALIRRFVDEVADVLRTQVEKASVGALDRSIPPKRVFRNLDLDRTIWKNLTNWDPEEERLYVDRLYYRHTVRRTTPQRLIVVVDQSGSMVDSMVNCTILASIFAGLPKVDVHLIAYDTQALDLTPWVSDPFETLLRTNLGGGTDGTVAMALAQPKIAEPRNTVVVWISDFYEWRSEPLFESMAAVHRSGAKFIPVGSVTSSGRGSVNPWFRERFKDLGTPVISGHIRKLVHELKSFLT, from the coding sequence ATGACCGACCACACCACCGACCACATCACCGGACACGTCACCGGACCCGCAGTCGAGGAGACCGCGCAGCCCGGCGCCGACGAGAACCGCCGGCAGGTCCTGTACTGGCGGCTGCTCGCCCGCCTCTTCGACCACGAGGAGCAGGCCACCCTGGAGTCCGCCTCCCTCGCCGTCGTCGAGGACATCGGACTGCCGCCCGCGCTGCTGGACCCGCAGGCGTCCATCGACGCCATCGTGCAGCGTCACCCCGAGCTGGCCACCGAACTCGACGCCCTGATGGTGCCCGAGCCGGACGAGGAGGGCCGTGACCGGGCCGCCGAGGTGCGCCGCGCCGCCCTCGCCTCCAAGGTGCTGCTCAACGTCTTCGCCACCGGCACCGGCACCGTCACCGCCGGGCAGCTCGCCCGCTGGCAGTCGGATGCCGGATGGCTGGAACGGGCGCTCGGCTGCAAGCCCGGCGAACTGCGCGGCGGCCGGAGCGCGGGACACGGTGCGGGGGGCGGCGGCCGGGGAGCGGGAGTCGGCACGGGGAGCGGCGGTGCGGGCGGGGAAGTGAGCCCGACCGGCACCGGAGGCGGCGGCCGCACCCCCGACCTCGGCAGGCTCGTTCCGGAGATCGGCCCCGAACTCGGCGCCCTGGAAGCCGACCTGGTCAAGCGGATGCACCTACGCGAAGTCCTCGCCGACCCCGCGCTCGCCGCACAGCTCACCCCGAGCATGTCGCTCATCGAGCAGTTGCTGCGCGACAAGAACAACCTCTCCGGCGTCGCCCTCGCCAACGCCAGGGCACTGATCCGCCGCTTCGTCGACGAGGTCGCCGACGTCCTGCGCACCCAGGTCGAAAAGGCCTCCGTCGGCGCCCTGGACCGGTCGATACCGCCCAAGCGGGTCTTCCGCAACCTCGACCTCGACCGCACCATCTGGAAGAACCTCACCAACTGGGACCCCGAGGAGGAGCGGCTCTACGTCGACCGCCTCTACTACCGGCACACCGTCCGAAGGACGACACCCCAGCGCCTGATCGTGGTCGTCGACCAGTCGGGCTCGATGGTCGACTCGATGGTCAACTGCACCATCCTGGCGTCCATCTTCGCCGGACTGCCCAAGGTGGACGTCCACCTGATCGCCTACGACACCCAGGCGCTCGACCTCACCCCCTGGGTGAGCGACCCCTTCGAGACCCTGCTGCGCACCAACCTCGGCGGCGGTACCGACGGCACGGTCGCCATGGCCCTGGCCCAGCCCAAGATCGCCGAACCGCGCAACACGGTCGTGGTGTGGATCTCCGACTTCTACGAATGGCGGTCCGAGCCGCTGTTCGAGTCGATGGCGGCCGTCCACCGCTCCGGGGCGAAGTTCATCCCGGTCGGCTCGGTGACCAGTTCGGGCCGCGGCAGCGTGAACCCGTGGTTCCGGGAGCGCTTCAAGGACCTCGGCACGCCCGTGATCTCCGGACACATCCGCAAGCTCGTCCACGAGCTGAAGTCGTTCCTCACCTGA
- a CDS encoding DUF1259 domain-containing protein, producing MTTTLADWADVRGVLGRPGDMRRFMYHTAFPRRDLRVCSRGILIRPALALGTHVSFVRYADGSTLLMGDIVVSEGELQTFCDLLHRHGIMQSALHKHLLAHESDVWWVHAHAHGHDPVALARGLRAALERTGTPPAEPAGSAPPVDLDTIAIDTAMGVKGAADDGIYRCAPTSAARPSPTVPWSCPPDWVPPRPPTSSRWAAGGPPSAATWS from the coding sequence GTGACGACCACGCTGGCGGACTGGGCTGACGTGCGCGGCGTTCTCGGCCGGCCCGGTGACATGCGGCGGTTCATGTACCACACGGCGTTCCCGCGGCGGGACCTCAGAGTCTGCTCCCGCGGGATTCTGATCAGGCCGGCGCTCGCCCTGGGCACACACGTGTCCTTCGTCCGCTACGCGGACGGCAGCACGCTGTTGATGGGTGACATCGTGGTCAGCGAGGGCGAGTTGCAGACGTTCTGCGACCTCCTGCACAGGCACGGGATCATGCAGAGCGCCCTGCACAAGCACCTCCTCGCGCACGAGTCGGATGTCTGGTGGGTGCACGCGCATGCCCACGGGCACGATCCGGTCGCCCTCGCACGCGGTCTGCGCGCCGCCCTGGAGCGCACCGGTACGCCACCTGCCGAACCCGCCGGTTCCGCACCTCCGGTCGATCTGGACACCATCGCCATCGACACGGCCATGGGGGTCAAGGGCGCCGCTGACGACGGGATCTACAGGTGCGCCCCTACGTCGGCCGCGAGACCATCACCGACGGTCCCTTGGTCCTGCCCGCCGGACTGGGTTCCACCACGTCCGCCAACTTCCAGCCGTTGGGCGGCGGGCGGGCCGCCCTCAGCGGCGACCTGGTCATGA
- a CDS encoding ATP-binding protein, whose product MSDLLRAPAEIKYAEELDWLESIDDNPKPYSWRLSPKMIRLFILGSERADGLDREVAQKWFGDRSIVERAIVTLASDRGLLLIGDPGTGKSWLAELLAAAVCRNSTLVVQGTAGTTEDHIKYSWNVSMVIAKGQSRESMIPSPIMTAMEQGVIGRFEELTRSTSDVQDALISILSEKYISVPELDSDNIVFAKPGFCVIATANSRDRGVNDLSSALKRRFNFVRIPVVTNKKSEAEIVRFRTQELLRRHQIELDVPPTLLDVLLQSFADLRASAAAAGSDDEKLESALSTAEQIGVLEDAILHSNFFGERTLTARTLASSLVGSLARREPEDLAILNKYLHGVVEPRSKEEGGSWPEFLDGGRDAIATLS is encoded by the coding sequence ATGTCCGACCTGCTGCGCGCCCCCGCCGAGATCAAGTACGCCGAAGAGCTGGACTGGCTGGAGTCGATCGACGACAACCCCAAGCCCTACTCCTGGCGGCTGTCCCCCAAGATGATCCGGCTGTTCATCCTGGGGTCCGAGCGGGCCGACGGCCTCGACCGCGAGGTGGCCCAGAAGTGGTTCGGCGACCGGAGCATCGTGGAGCGGGCCATCGTCACCCTCGCCTCCGACCGCGGCCTGCTGCTGATAGGCGATCCCGGCACCGGCAAGAGCTGGCTCGCCGAACTGCTGGCCGCCGCCGTCTGCCGCAACTCCACACTCGTGGTGCAGGGCACGGCCGGCACCACCGAGGACCACATCAAGTACTCGTGGAACGTGTCCATGGTCATCGCCAAGGGCCAGTCCAGGGAGTCGATGATCCCCTCGCCGATCATGACCGCGATGGAGCAGGGCGTCATCGGCCGCTTCGAGGAGCTGACCCGCTCCACCAGCGATGTCCAGGACGCACTGATCTCGATCCTCTCCGAGAAGTACATCTCGGTCCCCGAACTCGACAGCGACAACATCGTCTTCGCCAAGCCCGGCTTCTGTGTCATCGCCACCGCCAACAGCCGCGACCGGGGCGTCAACGACCTGTCCTCCGCGCTCAAGCGCCGCTTCAACTTCGTCCGCATCCCGGTGGTCACCAACAAGAAGAGCGAGGCGGAGATCGTCCGCTTCCGCACCCAGGAACTCCTGCGCCGCCACCAGATCGAACTGGACGTGCCGCCCACCCTGCTGGACGTGCTGCTGCAGAGCTTCGCCGACCTGCGCGCCTCCGCCGCCGCGGCCGGCAGCGACGACGAGAAGCTGGAATCCGCGCTGTCCACCGCCGAACAGATCGGCGTCCTGGAGGACGCGATCCTGCACAGCAACTTCTTCGGCGAGCGCACCCTGACCGCCCGCACCCTCGCCTCCTCCCTGGTCGGCTCCCTCGCCCGGCGCGAACCGGAGGACCTGGCCATCCTCAACAAGTACCTGCACGGTGTCGTAGAGCCGCGCAGCAAGGAGGAGGGCGGCTCCTGGCCGGAGTTCCTCGACGGCGGCCGCGACGCGATCGCCACCCTGTCGTGA